A single genomic interval of Oxyura jamaicensis isolate SHBP4307 breed ruddy duck chromosome 26, BPBGC_Ojam_1.0, whole genome shotgun sequence harbors:
- the DYRK3 gene encoding dual specificity tyrosine-phosphorylation-regulated kinase 3 isoform X2: protein MGAVPRCHHAAGQEAGGAPRGRFGDGLYDSYMRIDQIRYQESTNEEQSPSGLPSLGRSNVCSNKLAMKDHPLTGSQVKVEQLFEDSGNRRSSTLQSAGITGSERSLPSLAKDKSIESLSTSKGGVSSSKAHKAISQAPEQAVKQYKHQLSAYEQQEIFNFSEIYFVGPAAKKRQGVIGGPNNGGYDDDQGSYIHVPHDHLAYRYEVLKIIGKGSFGQVAKVYDHKLHQHLALKMVRNEKRFHRQAAEEIRILEHLKKQDKTGSMNVIHMLESFTFRNHICMTFELLSMNLYELIKRNKFQGFSIQLVRKFAHSILQCLDALYRNKIIHCDLKPENILLKQQGRSGIKVIDFGSSCFEHQRVYTYIQSRFYRAPEVILGSRYGMPIDMWSFGCILVELLTGYPLFPGEDEGDQLACMMELLGMPPQKLLDQSKRAKNFINSKGHPRYCTVTTHADGRVTLNGSRSRRGKIRGAPGNKDWVTALKGCDDPLFIEFLKECLSWDPSARMTPSQALRHPWICKRTPKPPSTDKTSSKRISSYTSSFTGIGSKLPPVVGVANKLRANLTSDSSGSIPLCTVLPKLVS, encoded by the exons ATGGGGGCCGTCCCCCGCTGCCACCATGCTGCTGGGCAGGAAGCCGGAGGCGCCCCTCGGGGCAG GTTTGGAGACGGATTATATGATTCCTATATGAGGATAGATCAGATCAGGTACCAGGAGTCtacaaatgaagaacaaagcCCCTCGGGACTTCCTTCCCTTGGAAGATCAAAT GTTTGTAGCAACAAACTTGCAATGAAGGATCACCCTCTGACTGGAAGTCAGGTCAAAGTGGAGCAATTATTTGAGGACTCTGGTAACAGAAGGAGTAGTACTCTACAGTCTGCAGGAATTACTGGTTCAGAAAGATCTCTTCCTTCCCTGGCAAAAGATAAGAGTATAGAGAGCTTAAGCACTTCTAAAGGTGGTGTTAGTTCCTCAAAAGCACACAAAGCCATTTCCCAAGCTCCAGAGCAAGCTGTCAAACAGTACAAACATCAATTATCTGCTTATGAGCAGCAAGAGATATTcaacttttctgaaatttactTTGTGGGTCCAGCTGCAAAAAAGAGGCAAGGAGTAATTGGTGGTCCCAACAATGGAGGCTACGACGATGACCAAGGCAGCTACATTCACGTGCCCCACGACCATCTTGCTTACAGGTATGAAGTACTCAAAATCATTGGCAAGGGCAGTTTTGGACAAGTCGCTAAAGTCTACGATCACAAACTCCACCAACACTTAGCCTTAAAGATGGTTCGCAATGAGAAGAGATTCCATCGCCAAGCAGCGGAAGAAATCCGGATTCTGGAGCACCTGAAGAAGCAGGATAAAACTGGCAGCATGAATGTTATTCACATGCTGGAGAGCTTCACCTTTCGGAACCACATCTGTATGACTTTTGAACTCTTGAGTATGAACCTGTATGAgctgattaaaagaaataagtttCAGGGCTTCAGCATCCAGCTGGTACGCAAGTTTGCTCACTCGATACTGCAGTGTTTGGATGCCCTTTATAGAAACAAAATCATACACTGTGACTTGAAGCCAGAAAATATCCTCCTAAAACAGCAAGGGAGGAGCGGAATCAAGGTCATAGATTTTGGGTCCAGCTGTTTTGAGCACCAAAGAGTCTACACGTACATTCAGTCTCGATTTTATCGAGCACCAGAGGTAATCCTAGGAAGCCGCTATGGGATGCCCATAGATATGTGGAGTTTTGGCTGTATTCTGGTGGAGCTATTGACTGGATACCCTCTTTTTCCTGGAGAGGATGAGGGAGACCAACTGGCTTGTATGATGGAACTTCTGGGAATGCCACCTCAGAAGCTTTTGGATCAATCCAAGCGAGCCAAGAACTTCATCAACTCCAAGGGTCACCCTCGCTACTGCACTGTAACTACACACGCAGACGGAAGAGTGACCCTTAATGGGAGTCGATCGCGCAGGGGTAAAATACGAGGTGCTCCAGGGAACAAGGACTGGGTGACAGCACTGAAAGGCTGCGACGATCCCTTGTTCATAGAGTTCTTAAAAGAATGTCTCAGCTGGGATCCTTCGGCACGCATGACTCCAAGTCAGGCTCTAAGGCACCCATGGATTTGTAAACGAACACCCAAACCGCCCAGCACTGACAAAACCTCCAGTAAACGGATATCGAGCTACACAAGTTCTTTCACGGGAATTGGTTCCAAGTTGCCTCCTGTAGTTGGGGTAGCGAACAAGCTGAGAGCGAATTTAACCTCCGACTCCAGTGGCAGTATACCTCTATGTACTGTGCTGCCAAAGCTGGTCAGCTAA
- the DYRK3 gene encoding dual specificity tyrosine-phosphorylation-regulated kinase 3 isoform X1, translated as MLLGRKPEAPLGAARFGDGLYDSYMRIDQIRYQESTNEEQSPSGLPSLGRSNVCSNKLAMKDHPLTGSQVKVEQLFEDSGNRRSSTLQSAGITGSERSLPSLAKDKSIESLSTSKGGVSSSKAHKAISQAPEQAVKQYKHQLSAYEQQEIFNFSEIYFVGPAAKKRQGVIGGPNNGGYDDDQGSYIHVPHDHLAYRYEVLKIIGKGSFGQVAKVYDHKLHQHLALKMVRNEKRFHRQAAEEIRILEHLKKQDKTGSMNVIHMLESFTFRNHICMTFELLSMNLYELIKRNKFQGFSIQLVRKFAHSILQCLDALYRNKIIHCDLKPENILLKQQGRSGIKVIDFGSSCFEHQRVYTYIQSRFYRAPEVILGSRYGMPIDMWSFGCILVELLTGYPLFPGEDEGDQLACMMELLGMPPQKLLDQSKRAKNFINSKGHPRYCTVTTHADGRVTLNGSRSRRGKIRGAPGNKDWVTALKGCDDPLFIEFLKECLSWDPSARMTPSQALRHPWICKRTPKPPSTDKTSSKRISSYTSSFTGIGSKLPPVVGVANKLRANLTSDSSGSIPLCTVLPKLVS; from the exons ATGCTGCTGGGCAGGAAGCCGGAGGCGCCCCTCGGGGCAG CCAGGTTTGGAGACGGATTATATGATTCCTATATGAGGATAGATCAGATCAGGTACCAGGAGTCtacaaatgaagaacaaagcCCCTCGGGACTTCCTTCCCTTGGAAGATCAAAT GTTTGTAGCAACAAACTTGCAATGAAGGATCACCCTCTGACTGGAAGTCAGGTCAAAGTGGAGCAATTATTTGAGGACTCTGGTAACAGAAGGAGTAGTACTCTACAGTCTGCAGGAATTACTGGTTCAGAAAGATCTCTTCCTTCCCTGGCAAAAGATAAGAGTATAGAGAGCTTAAGCACTTCTAAAGGTGGTGTTAGTTCCTCAAAAGCACACAAAGCCATTTCCCAAGCTCCAGAGCAAGCTGTCAAACAGTACAAACATCAATTATCTGCTTATGAGCAGCAAGAGATATTcaacttttctgaaatttactTTGTGGGTCCAGCTGCAAAAAAGAGGCAAGGAGTAATTGGTGGTCCCAACAATGGAGGCTACGACGATGACCAAGGCAGCTACATTCACGTGCCCCACGACCATCTTGCTTACAGGTATGAAGTACTCAAAATCATTGGCAAGGGCAGTTTTGGACAAGTCGCTAAAGTCTACGATCACAAACTCCACCAACACTTAGCCTTAAAGATGGTTCGCAATGAGAAGAGATTCCATCGCCAAGCAGCGGAAGAAATCCGGATTCTGGAGCACCTGAAGAAGCAGGATAAAACTGGCAGCATGAATGTTATTCACATGCTGGAGAGCTTCACCTTTCGGAACCACATCTGTATGACTTTTGAACTCTTGAGTATGAACCTGTATGAgctgattaaaagaaataagtttCAGGGCTTCAGCATCCAGCTGGTACGCAAGTTTGCTCACTCGATACTGCAGTGTTTGGATGCCCTTTATAGAAACAAAATCATACACTGTGACTTGAAGCCAGAAAATATCCTCCTAAAACAGCAAGGGAGGAGCGGAATCAAGGTCATAGATTTTGGGTCCAGCTGTTTTGAGCACCAAAGAGTCTACACGTACATTCAGTCTCGATTTTATCGAGCACCAGAGGTAATCCTAGGAAGCCGCTATGGGATGCCCATAGATATGTGGAGTTTTGGCTGTATTCTGGTGGAGCTATTGACTGGATACCCTCTTTTTCCTGGAGAGGATGAGGGAGACCAACTGGCTTGTATGATGGAACTTCTGGGAATGCCACCTCAGAAGCTTTTGGATCAATCCAAGCGAGCCAAGAACTTCATCAACTCCAAGGGTCACCCTCGCTACTGCACTGTAACTACACACGCAGACGGAAGAGTGACCCTTAATGGGAGTCGATCGCGCAGGGGTAAAATACGAGGTGCTCCAGGGAACAAGGACTGGGTGACAGCACTGAAAGGCTGCGACGATCCCTTGTTCATAGAGTTCTTAAAAGAATGTCTCAGCTGGGATCCTTCGGCACGCATGACTCCAAGTCAGGCTCTAAGGCACCCATGGATTTGTAAACGAACACCCAAACCGCCCAGCACTGACAAAACCTCCAGTAAACGGATATCGAGCTACACAAGTTCTTTCACGGGAATTGGTTCCAAGTTGCCTCCTGTAGTTGGGGTAGCGAACAAGCTGAGAGCGAATTTAACCTCCGACTCCAGTGGCAGTATACCTCTATGTACTGTGCTGCCAAAGCTGGTCAGCTAA